The proteins below are encoded in one region of Peribacillus muralis:
- a CDS encoding NAD(P)/FAD-dependent oxidoreductase produces MQKIIVIGAGILGASTAYQLTKSGAEVIIIDRQDEGQATAAAAGIVCPWISQRRNKAWYHLAKNGAAFYPALIDELKRDGETETGYAQVGAISLHTEEEKLMAMKERAEKRKEDAPEMGTITLLSPSETKELFPPLSNEYAAVHVSGAARVDGRALRDSLLRASQKNGAKLIYGEASLTYKGSQVNGVTVEDDFISADQVIVCAGAWASQLLKPLGVNFKVSFQKAQIIHLESAIEGTNNWPVVMPPSDQYLLAFNHNKIVAGATHENTEVFDTRVTAGGLQEVFNKALNTAPGLANNAFVEARVGFRPFTPGFLPVIGPLPDWEGIIIANGLGASGLTMGPYIGSQLANLALDQELDIDLDKYDVRGALEC; encoded by the coding sequence ATGCAGAAAATCATTGTCATAGGAGCAGGAATCCTGGGAGCCTCCACTGCCTATCAGCTTACTAAAAGTGGGGCTGAAGTAATTATTATCGATCGTCAGGATGAAGGACAGGCAACAGCTGCCGCAGCAGGAATCGTATGTCCCTGGATATCGCAAAGGCGGAATAAAGCATGGTATCACCTTGCTAAAAATGGAGCGGCTTTTTATCCTGCTCTGATTGATGAACTGAAACGGGATGGGGAAACCGAGACAGGTTATGCTCAAGTCGGGGCCATCAGTTTACATACCGAAGAAGAAAAACTGATGGCGATGAAGGAGAGAGCCGAAAAACGGAAAGAAGACGCACCGGAGATGGGCACGATCACATTACTTTCCCCTTCGGAAACAAAGGAATTATTCCCGCCTCTTTCCAATGAATATGCAGCTGTTCATGTAAGCGGGGCCGCTCGGGTCGATGGTCGCGCGCTTCGGGATTCTTTACTGCGTGCATCGCAAAAAAACGGCGCGAAATTAATCTACGGTGAGGCATCTCTTACATATAAAGGTTCACAGGTTAATGGTGTAACCGTCGAGGACGATTTCATATCTGCTGATCAAGTAATCGTTTGTGCTGGGGCATGGGCTTCACAATTACTGAAGCCACTTGGTGTGAATTTTAAAGTCAGCTTTCAAAAAGCCCAAATCATCCACCTTGAATCTGCTATTGAAGGGACGAATAACTGGCCGGTTGTCATGCCTCCCAGTGATCAATATCTACTTGCCTTCAATCATAATAAAATCGTTGCCGGCGCTACCCATGAAAATACGGAAGTGTTCGATACCCGAGTGACTGCTGGAGGCTTGCAGGAGGTTTTCAATAAAGCTCTGAATACCGCTCCTGGCTTGGCAAATAATGCGTTTGTTGAGGCGAGGGTCGGTTTTCGTCCGTTCACACCAGGCTTCCTGCCAGTAATCGGCCCGTTGCCTGATTGGGAAGGGATAATCATTGCCAATGGCTTGGGAGCTTCAGGTTTAACGATGGGTCCTTATATTGGCTCACAACTGGCAAACCTTGCGCTTGATCAGGAACTTGATATCGATTTGGATAAGTATGACGTAAGAGGTGCTTTGGAATGCTAG
- a CDS encoding HEAT repeat domain-containing protein has protein sequence MNRDKDIINKDIEGLKSTDKVKAFTAIANLKNKAQLAVPQLIQVIEDTEEQSLKTMAIVTLGEIGSQAKDSINTLIYCLQNEQEEIRSSAALSLSRIGENSLEKLKTVVKEQEGKSRFWASWAITMINPNEADEEVVNALNEYRLNGDSDFEILASIEGLGKVIGNHIKEE, from the coding sequence ATGAATAGAGACAAAGATATTATAAACAAAGACATCGAAGGATTAAAATCTACTGATAAAGTAAAGGCATTCACAGCTATTGCAAATCTGAAAAATAAAGCACAACTTGCAGTACCACAATTAATACAAGTAATTGAAGATACAGAAGAGCAATCGTTGAAAACAATGGCTATTGTCACACTGGGGGAAATTGGTTCCCAAGCAAAAGATTCCATAAATACATTGATCTATTGTTTGCAAAATGAACAGGAAGAAATAAGAAGTTCAGCAGCTCTAAGTCTATCGAGAATTGGAGAAAACAGTCTTGAGAAATTAAAGACAGTTGTCAAAGAGCAAGAAGGGAAGAGTAGGTTTTGGGCTAGTTGGGCGATTACCATGATTAATCCGAATGAAGCCGACGAGGAAGTAGTAAATGCTTTAAATGAATATAGATTAAATGGTGATAGTGACTTTGAAATATTAGCCTCAATTGAAGGATTAGGTAAGGTCATCGGAAACCACATAAAGGAAGAATAA
- a CDS encoding DUF3870 domain-containing protein gives MFNGKTIFIAGHARLPQGMAAKSVFETLTITAEVDIKFGVVLEASCTLATEHGREFIGELLKGTSLNDGVEEAIDSIQTYYRGKAANALVAALKDLDIHFQQINAGDKTKLSSL, from the coding sequence ATGTTTAATGGTAAAACAATATTCATTGCAGGGCATGCACGTTTACCTCAAGGAATGGCAGCGAAAAGTGTATTTGAAACGTTGACCATAACGGCAGAAGTCGATATTAAATTTGGGGTTGTACTCGAGGCTTCGTGTACATTGGCAACTGAGCATGGACGGGAGTTTATCGGGGAATTATTAAAGGGTACCAGTTTAAACGATGGTGTCGAAGAGGCGATAGATTCAATTCAAACCTATTACAGGGGCAAAGCAGCGAATGCTTTGGTCGCTGCATTAAAAGACTTGGATATCCATTTTCAACAAATTAATGCGGGAGATAAAACGAAACTATCAAGCCTGTAA
- the lhgO gene encoding L-2-hydroxyglutarate oxidase produces MYDFAIVGGGIVGLSTGMALYQRYPHAKVVIIEKEAVVADHQTGHNSGVIHSGIYYKPGSFKAKFARQGSRSMTEFCKTHGIEHDICGKVIVATKQEEMPLLDDLYIRGLQNELTIQKIDVGELREIEPHVNGLGAIRVPQAGIVNYRQVSEKMADIILDSGGEIMLNTKVEKIAEEIDEVTIETSNKTMKARMVINCAGLHSDRIAAAAGYKTDMKIVPFRGEYFKLIPEKRYLVKHLIYPVPNPKFPFLGVHFTRMISGEVDAGPNAVLSFKREGYKKTDFNAKDLTEVLRYKGFWKLASKFMKEGMDEYVRSFSKKQFTKSLQELIPDITEDDLVPAPAGVRAQALQDDGNMVDDFHIIMGKRTVHVCNAPSPAATASIEIGKEVVSRIPEQSHLTEAILSK; encoded by the coding sequence GTGTATGATTTTGCAATTGTTGGCGGGGGAATTGTAGGTTTATCAACAGGTATGGCCCTATATCAGCGATACCCTCATGCCAAAGTGGTGATCATTGAAAAAGAGGCGGTTGTTGCAGATCATCAAACAGGACATAATAGCGGTGTCATCCATTCCGGAATTTATTATAAGCCTGGCAGTTTCAAGGCAAAGTTTGCCCGCCAAGGAAGCCGCTCCATGACGGAATTCTGCAAAACACATGGAATTGAACATGATATTTGCGGCAAAGTGATTGTTGCGACGAAGCAAGAAGAGATGCCTCTTCTAGATGATTTATACATCCGCGGTTTACAAAATGAGCTGACGATACAGAAAATCGATGTAGGTGAGTTAAGGGAAATCGAACCGCACGTAAATGGACTCGGTGCGATACGTGTGCCCCAGGCAGGCATCGTCAACTATCGTCAGGTAAGTGAAAAAATGGCGGACATCATCCTGGATAGCGGAGGTGAAATCATGCTGAATACTAAGGTCGAAAAGATTGCCGAGGAAATTGATGAGGTCACCATCGAAACGAGCAATAAAACCATGAAGGCAAGGATGGTCATTAATTGTGCAGGCTTGCACAGTGATCGAATAGCTGCAGCAGCAGGATATAAAACCGACATGAAAATCGTTCCTTTCCGAGGTGAATATTTCAAGCTCATACCTGAAAAACGCTATCTCGTCAAGCACTTGATCTATCCTGTTCCTAATCCTAAATTCCCGTTTTTAGGCGTGCATTTTACGCGGATGATCAGCGGGGAAGTTGATGCAGGACCTAATGCCGTACTCAGTTTTAAACGGGAGGGATATAAAAAAACCGACTTCAATGCGAAGGATTTAACTGAAGTATTACGTTATAAAGGTTTTTGGAAATTGGCCAGTAAATTCATGAAGGAAGGGATGGATGAATATGTCCGTTCTTTCAGTAAAAAACAGTTCACGAAAAGCCTGCAGGAATTGATACCGGATATTACAGAGGACGATTTAGTCCCTGCACCCGCTGGAGTCAGGGCTCAAGCGTTACAGGATGACGGTAATATGGTCGATGACTTTCACATCATCATGGGAAAACGTACGGTTCATGTATGCAATGCCCCTTCTCCAGCTGCCACGGCCTCGATTGAAATTGGAAAAGAGGTTGTTAGCCGTATTCCGGAACAATCGCATTTAACGGAAGCAATATTATCAAAATAA
- a CDS encoding GntR family transcriptional regulator yields MDKVNSNKDKSTIVQNVTKNLRKAILNGTLKKGDRLIQEEWADRLKVSRMPIREALTQLQMEGLVEMVPHKGAIVTPITREDIEEIYHTRSLLEGLAAEKSLPFLTGEDKEILKGILLEMEKLQLTDVTNEHYIHLNAAFHETLRKGCPWPRVQKMVETLGISPIAPNLLIDYYPQTQKEHRMIYEAALRGDPAELRAAVEYHILRTKNNLIAYMELLNTKK; encoded by the coding sequence TTGGATAAGGTCAATTCCAATAAAGATAAATCAACGATCGTTCAAAATGTAACGAAAAATCTTAGAAAGGCGATTTTAAATGGAACCTTAAAAAAGGGAGATCGACTGATCCAAGAGGAATGGGCTGATCGCTTGAAAGTAAGCAGAATGCCCATTCGTGAAGCCCTGACACAGCTGCAAATGGAAGGGTTGGTCGAAATGGTTCCGCATAAAGGGGCTATCGTCACACCTATAACGAGGGAAGATATTGAGGAGATTTACCATACCCGGTCACTACTTGAAGGACTAGCCGCCGAAAAATCGCTGCCCTTTTTAACGGGAGAGGATAAGGAAATATTAAAAGGGATTCTGCTCGAAATGGAAAAACTTCAATTAACCGATGTTACTAATGAGCATTACATTCATCTGAATGCGGCGTTCCATGAAACGCTTCGAAAAGGCTGCCCTTGGCCAAGGGTTCAAAAAATGGTCGAAACGTTAGGAATATCACCCATTGCCCCCAATTTGTTGATTGATTATTATCCGCAAACCCAAAAGGAGCACAGGATGATCTACGAAGCTGCACTCAGGGGCGATCCTGCAGAGCTGCGGGCAGCGGTGGAATATCACATTTTACGGACAAAGAATAACCTAATCGCTTATATGGAGCTGTTGAATACAAAAAAATAA
- a CDS encoding site-specific integrase has product MQSASQKIKNVQPIRRLDHIDKMKKSLLKYCSYRDYMMFSIGINIGLRIGDLLQLRVRDILEGTHIVIVEQKTEKIKRFLVNPQLRKEVRKYVRKMNLKNEQYLFPSRKGDGPITRVQAYRVLNKAADMADIPDVGTHTLRKTFGYLHYQKFKDIALLQQILNHSNPKDTMIYIGLTQDLMDETLMDFYF; this is encoded by the coding sequence ATGCAGTCAGCCTCTCAAAAAATTAAGAATGTCCAGCCGATTCGCCGTCTGGATCATATAGATAAAATGAAAAAATCTCTATTGAAGTATTGCAGTTATAGGGACTATATGATGTTTTCAATTGGAATTAATATTGGTTTGCGTATAGGCGATCTCTTACAGTTGCGTGTGAGAGATATTCTTGAGGGAACGCATATCGTCATCGTCGAGCAAAAGACAGAGAAAATTAAACGGTTTCTTGTCAATCCTCAGCTTCGAAAAGAAGTAAGGAAGTATGTGCGGAAAATGAACCTGAAAAATGAACAATATTTGTTTCCGAGCCGAAAAGGGGATGGCCCGATCACAAGGGTCCAGGCATACCGGGTATTGAACAAGGCAGCAGATATGGCGGATATTCCGGATGTAGGTACACATACTCTCCGAAAAACCTTCGGCTATTTGCATTATCAAAAATTTAAGGATATCGCTTTACTGCAGCAAATCCTCAATCACTCCAATCCAAAGGATACGATGATATACATAGGACTCACCCAGGATTTAATGGACGAAACGCTGATGGATTTCTATTTTTAA
- a CDS encoding helix-turn-helix domain-containing protein, translating to MKGRYKNIQTWTVKLHHQVSMTVNYICKITNVSVSSFYRKL from the coding sequence TTGAAAGGTCGATATAAAAACATTCAGACATGGACAGTCAAGCTACATCATCAAGTAAGTATGACAGTAAATTACATTTGTAAAATCACCAATGTATCTGTATCTTCATTTTATAGAAAGCTATAG
- a CDS encoding VOC family protein, whose translation MENNKLLRMDNVGIAVESLDDAISFFEEIGLNLEGRATVEGEWAGRVTGLGSQCVEIAMMVTPDGHSRLELSRFLTPPTISDHRTAPVNALGYLRVMFTVEDIDEMVSRLTKFGAQLVGEVVQYEESYRLCYIRGVEGLLIGLAEQLGNK comes from the coding sequence ATGGAGAACAACAAATTACTAAGAATGGACAATGTCGGCATCGCTGTAGAATCCCTTGATGACGCAATTTCTTTCTTCGAGGAGATTGGCTTGAACCTTGAAGGGCGAGCCACTGTCGAAGGTGAGTGGGCTGGCCGCGTAACCGGATTGGGTTCTCAGTGTGTAGAGATCGCCATGATGGTTACCCCAGATGGTCACAGTCGACTTGAACTCTCGCGATTTCTCACCCCGCCTACTATATCAGATCACCGGACTGCTCCTGTAAACGCCCTTGGTTATCTACGCGTCATGTTCACCGTTGAAGACATTGACGAAATGGTATCCAGACTCACTAAGTTTGGTGCACAGCTCGTTGGCGAAGTCGTTCAATACGAGGAATCATATCGGCTATGTTACATTCGTGGAGTCGAAGGACTTCTAATCGGTTTGGCTGAACAACTTGGCAACAAATAA
- a CDS encoding M20 metallopeptidase family protein — MKNEISYKDIKEKYEPYLQRVYKHLHQYPELSTEEYETQRFIENELQKLHIPYRKMANTGLCAEIHGEQPGKTILLRSDIDALPITEQTNLEYASKNEGAMHACGHDAHITVGLGVGAFLQERKGDLKGTVKIMFQPSEEVHPGGAVRMIEEGVLENPKVDAAICVHTNPYLLPGQFEVKDGYMLASSDRIYISLIGKGGHAAAPHQSVDAIAMAGQFISSIQNIVARQVSPLDKAVVTIGEIKGGYTSNAIADRVDLAGTVRTIDNGTQDAIEAKIEALLHSITNFWGGTYTYEFERGYPATRNDRNMTQLAKEAALTSIGKDSMIELENPYMSGDDFVYLSQSVPSVFIYWGTGTVDKECFPWHHPKFHVNLTALNYGVALTTQLILSYLNEESS, encoded by the coding sequence ATGAAAAATGAAATTAGTTATAAAGATATAAAAGAGAAATATGAGCCGTATCTTCAACGTGTTTATAAACATCTTCATCAATATCCCGAATTAAGTACAGAAGAATATGAAACACAGAGATTCATTGAAAATGAACTGCAAAAGCTACACATTCCATACAGGAAAATGGCAAACACAGGTCTCTGTGCCGAAATTCATGGTGAACAACCGGGAAAAACCATCCTGCTGCGTTCGGACATTGATGCTTTACCAATTACTGAACAGACAAACCTGGAATATGCCTCCAAAAATGAGGGAGCTATGCATGCATGTGGCCATGATGCACATATCACGGTTGGCTTAGGTGTAGGGGCTTTCTTGCAAGAGAGGAAAGGCGATTTAAAAGGAACGGTAAAAATAATGTTTCAACCATCAGAGGAAGTTCATCCCGGAGGAGCAGTTCGCATGATTGAGGAAGGAGTTCTGGAAAACCCAAAAGTGGATGCAGCGATTTGTGTTCATACAAACCCTTATTTACTACCAGGTCAATTCGAAGTAAAAGACGGCTATATGCTCGCAAGCAGTGACCGGATATATATTTCCTTGATTGGAAAGGGCGGTCATGCAGCAGCTCCGCACCAAAGTGTTGATGCTATAGCGATGGCCGGTCAATTCATCTCAAGCATTCAAAACATTGTTGCAAGGCAGGTATCACCCCTAGATAAAGCCGTCGTAACGATTGGGGAAATAAAAGGTGGGTACACATCAAATGCCATTGCCGATCGAGTGGATTTGGCAGGCACTGTAAGAACGATCGATAACGGGACACAAGATGCCATTGAAGCAAAAATTGAAGCACTGTTGCATTCAATAACGAATTTTTGGGGCGGAACATACACATATGAATTCGAAAGAGGCTATCCTGCCACTCGGAATGACAGAAACATGACTCAGTTGGCGAAAGAGGCTGCTTTAACCAGCATTGGAAAAGACAGCATGATTGAATTGGAAAATCCTTATATGAGCGGTGATGATTTTGTCTACTTATCCCAATCTGTTCCTTCTGTTTTTATCTATTGGGGGACAGGAACGGTGGACAAAGAGTGTTTTCCATGGCATCATCCGAAGTTCCATGTAAATTTGACCGCTTTAAATTATGGTGTAGCCCTTACAACACAACTTATTCTAAGTTACTTAAATGAGGAATCAAGCTGA
- a CDS encoding asparaginase, producing the protein MSKENLPRITILAVGGTIAGKGANATQTTQYQAGVLSVEALITAVPQVHDLAEVSGYQIANIPSFAITDQLWLLLARKVNELLAQSNCDGVVITHGTDTLEETAYFLHLTVKSDKPVVMVGAMRPATALGADGPLNLFNGVALAASEAARGHGVLISLNGRIGSARETGKRHTVAIDAFGPPEAGLLGDMVDGTPHFYYKSMRKHTVKSEFGISDLRQLPRVDIVFGHSQDTRDLVDAAVAAGAEGIVHAGTGNGGIFPLTRQGLQDANKRGVMVVSTSRIGNGFVTPKPVDLESHFVASDNLTPQKARILLQLGLTQTHQATEIRRMFQIY; encoded by the coding sequence ATGAGTAAAGAAAATTTACCTCGGATTACCATCCTTGCTGTTGGGGGAACGATTGCCGGAAAAGGTGCAAACGCCACTCAAACCACACAGTATCAGGCGGGTGTTCTTTCAGTAGAAGCGTTAATAACAGCAGTTCCACAGGTTCATGATTTAGCAGAGGTAAGTGGGTACCAGATTGCCAACATACCTAGTTTCGCTATAACAGATCAGCTTTGGCTTCTGTTAGCAAGAAAGGTAAATGAGTTATTAGCACAATCCAATTGCGATGGAGTGGTGATTACACATGGTACGGACACATTGGAAGAGACGGCATATTTTCTTCATTTAACCGTAAAAAGTGATAAGCCGGTCGTAATGGTGGGGGCGATGAGACCTGCAACAGCACTTGGTGCAGATGGTCCGCTTAATTTATTCAATGGTGTTGCATTAGCCGCAAGTGAAGCGGCACGAGGTCATGGTGTTTTAATCTCTTTAAACGGCAGGATTGGTTCTGCGCGTGAAACAGGTAAGCGTCATACCGTTGCCATTGACGCATTTGGTCCACCTGAAGCTGGATTGTTGGGGGACATGGTGGATGGCACGCCGCATTTTTATTATAAAAGTATGCGAAAGCATACAGTAAAGTCCGAGTTCGGCATATCTGATTTGCGTCAATTGCCTCGTGTTGATATTGTATTTGGGCATAGTCAGGACACGCGGGATCTTGTCGATGCTGCCGTTGCTGCAGGAGCAGAGGGGATTGTGCACGCAGGCACAGGCAATGGGGGAATTTTCCCCCTGACTCGTCAAGGATTACAAGATGCTAACAAACGGGGTGTTATGGTGGTGAGCACGTCTCGGATTGGTAATGGCTTTGTAACGCCAAAACCGGTTGATCTGGAAAGTCATTTTGTCGCGTCTGATAATCTAACACCGCAAAAGGCAAGAATTTTACTTCAGCTTGGATTAACTCAAACACATCAAGCAACAGAGATCCGGCGAATGTTTCAAATATACTAG
- a CDS encoding sodium:solute symporter family protein produces MNSALLIITLFLLVALLVAIRAKKGRKMSLEQWTVGGRGFGTLFVFLLLAGENYTTFTFLGASGYTYGKGAPAFYILGYGCLAFIMSYWMLPAVWKYAKKHKLLSFSDFFASKYKSPSLGIVVSIVAVLGLNSLLMIQLKGLGIIVSETSYGLISPNLAMWIGVLAMIVYVSISGIHGSASIAAIKDVIILGIAIFLGIYLPIHFYGGFETMFQAIDAARPGFLTLPAKEQSISWYLSTILVVGLGYWMYPHSFQATYSAKSAKSLRKNAIIMPLYQILIVLIFFVGFAAILQVPDLEGTDADLALLRVVKETFNPWFVGIVGGTGLLTALVPGSMILLNASTLLAKNVYQVVAPAATETQVTTVAKSLVPVFALMSLYFVFQGGNFIVELSIFASSILTQLFPAFIFSLMKKPFVTKQGAFAGIISGAIFLAYFTITKTKLGMIFPDWPSLITDINIGFIALILNAFVLVMVSLITRREVETSNVTSD; encoded by the coding sequence ATGAATAGCGCACTGCTGATTATTACCCTCTTCTTGCTGGTTGCTTTATTAGTCGCGATTCGTGCAAAAAAAGGGAGAAAAATGAGTTTAGAACAATGGACAGTGGGTGGGCGTGGCTTTGGTACCCTTTTCGTTTTTTTATTACTGGCTGGGGAGAACTACACGACCTTTACTTTTTTAGGAGCTAGTGGTTATACGTATGGCAAAGGAGCACCTGCTTTTTATATTTTAGGGTATGGGTGCCTCGCATTCATTATGTCTTACTGGATGTTGCCGGCAGTCTGGAAATACGCCAAAAAGCATAAGCTGCTTTCCTTTTCCGATTTCTTTGCAAGTAAGTACAAAAGTCCTTCACTGGGGATAGTAGTTTCCATCGTGGCTGTCTTGGGCTTGAACTCTTTATTGATGATTCAATTAAAAGGTTTGGGGATCATAGTTTCTGAGACCTCTTATGGCTTGATTTCGCCTAACTTGGCAATGTGGATCGGTGTTCTTGCCATGATTGTATATGTGAGCATTTCTGGCATCCATGGCTCTGCCAGTATTGCAGCGATTAAAGACGTTATTATTTTAGGGATAGCCATCTTTTTAGGGATTTACCTGCCAATCCACTTTTACGGAGGATTTGAAACCATGTTCCAGGCAATTGATGCAGCAAGACCGGGGTTTCTTACTCTCCCTGCAAAAGAACAAAGTATATCCTGGTATTTGTCCACGATTTTGGTGGTGGGTCTTGGTTATTGGATGTACCCTCACTCTTTCCAAGCAACATATTCTGCTAAGAGTGCCAAATCATTGCGTAAAAATGCGATTATCATGCCGTTATATCAAATTTTGATTGTATTAATCTTCTTTGTTGGTTTTGCGGCAATTCTGCAAGTGCCTGACTTGGAAGGAACGGATGCCGATCTTGCTTTGCTTCGTGTCGTGAAGGAAACGTTTAATCCCTGGTTTGTTGGGATCGTCGGTGGTACAGGCTTACTGACAGCTTTAGTTCCTGGTTCTATGATCTTGTTAAATGCTTCTACGTTACTAGCTAAAAACGTTTATCAAGTCGTTGCGCCTGCTGCTACGGAGACACAGGTTACTACAGTCGCCAAAAGTTTGGTACCTGTCTTTGCATTGATGTCCCTTTACTTCGTCTTCCAAGGAGGTAATTTTATCGTGGAGCTGAGTATTTTCGCTTCGTCTATTTTGACCCAGTTGTTCCCGGCATTCATCTTTAGCTTAATGAAAAAACCATTTGTAACAAAACAGGGGGCTTTTGCAGGTATTATCTCCGGAGCTATATTCCTGGCTTATTTCACCATCACCAAAACAAAGCTAGGGATGATTTTCCCGGATTGGCCATCACTCATCACGGACATCAACATTGGATTCATCGCACTGATATTGAATGCATTCGTTCTAGTTATGGTTAGTTTGATTACACGAAGAGAAGTGGAAACTTCAAATGTAACGAGCGACTAG
- a CDS encoding DUF3311 domain-containing protein: MKPVYLLGLIPFIGILVGSVFASKVNVIVLGMPFLMFWHTLWLVISSGIMLIIYKLDPINKEENE; encoded by the coding sequence TTGAAGCCGGTTTATCTTCTTGGGTTGATTCCATTTATCGGAATACTTGTTGGTAGCGTTTTTGCTAGCAAAGTGAATGTGATTGTATTAGGAATGCCATTCTTAATGTTTTGGCATACTCTTTGGCTGGTTATCTCCTCAGGAATCATGCTTATTATCTACAAATTGGATCCGATCAATAAGGAGGAAAATGAATGA
- the uvsE gene encoding UV DNA damage repair endonuclease UvsE yields the protein MTLIRLGYVAMSNHVPNCSPSQTMTYAQFSKIKDREAAIRKLERISISNLHNCWRLLIHNEANRIQFFRLSSKLIPLANHPEIQDWDYIEPISGELTKIRAFLSKHPKMRIDFHPDHFVILNSSNIEILKTSLKTLKIHHTLLSHMGLDPEHRCVLHVGGGYGEHEQALEQFIHNWGLIPESLQSMVILENDDTTYTLSETLYLCEKLGIPMVFDYHHYLAHHLPGENWTEHWERIINSWKNSKLPPKMHISSPRSDKEFRAHAEYVDASSFMEFLQRIKGTIPQLDCMIEAKKKDEALFQLMEQLKAYEEIEIIDEASFYIH from the coding sequence TTGACATTAATACGCCTTGGTTATGTAGCGATGAGTAATCATGTCCCAAACTGTTCACCGTCCCAGACGATGACTTATGCCCAGTTTTCAAAAATAAAGGACAGAGAGGCAGCCATAAGGAAACTCGAACGCATTTCCATTTCCAACCTTCATAATTGTTGGCGTTTACTGATTCATAACGAAGCCAATCGCATCCAGTTTTTTAGACTTTCATCTAAGCTGATTCCATTAGCCAATCATCCAGAAATCCAAGATTGGGATTATATCGAGCCAATCTCGGGCGAACTAACTAAAATAAGAGCTTTCCTATCCAAGCATCCAAAGATGAGGATAGATTTTCACCCCGATCATTTTGTCATTTTGAATAGTTCCAACATCGAAATTTTGAAGACATCATTAAAAACCTTGAAAATACATCATACTTTATTGAGCCATATGGGGTTGGATCCCGAGCATCGCTGTGTTTTGCATGTGGGCGGAGGTTACGGGGAACATGAACAGGCTTTAGAACAGTTCATCCATAATTGGGGCTTGATACCTGAATCCCTTCAAAGCATGGTCATCCTTGAAAACGACGATACCACCTATACTTTGTCGGAAACACTTTACTTATGTGAAAAACTAGGAATTCCCATGGTGTTTGATTATCACCACTATCTTGCTCATCACTTACCAGGTGAGAACTGGACTGAACATTGGGAGCGAATCATTAATAGCTGGAAAAATTCTAAACTTCCTCCCAAGATGCATATTTCAAGTCCAAGGTCGGATAAGGAATTTAGGGCACATGCTGAGTACGTTGATGCGTCTTCATTCATGGAGTTTTTGCAGCGGATTAAAGGAACGATTCCTCAGCTGGATTGCATGATCGAAGCAAAGAAAAAGGATGAGGCACTTTTCCAATTGATGGAACAACTGAAAGCATACGAAGAAATTGAAATCATTGATGAGGCCAGTTTCTATATCCATTAA
- a CDS encoding PCYCGC motif-containing (lipo)protein: MNLKMMTMTFGICSTLFLSACANEDKNVSEKKEINHEGHSEHEASGDVQEATDSKEIAPGFLSGKPDDMKTIYLAVAQNKDLLEKIPCYCGCGESAGHKNNYDCFIHENKENGEVIWDDHGTKCGVCLEIAAQSILDWNDGMNIKQIRHKIDEKYKRGYAKPTPTPQV, encoded by the coding sequence ATGAATTTAAAAATGATGACCATGACCTTCGGAATCTGTTCTACATTATTTCTTTCCGCTTGTGCTAATGAAGACAAAAATGTTTCCGAAAAAAAGGAAATAAATCATGAAGGACATTCTGAACATGAAGCATCAGGTGATGTTCAAGAAGCAACCGATAGTAAGGAAATAGCGCCAGGCTTCTTATCTGGAAAACCGGACGATATGAAGACGATTTATTTAGCGGTTGCCCAAAATAAAGATCTATTGGAAAAAATCCCTTGTTATTGCGGTTGCGGCGAATCAGCTGGTCATAAAAACAACTATGATTGCTTTATCCATGAAAATAAAGAAAATGGTGAAGTGATTTGGGATGATCATGGGACCAAATGTGGTGTTTGTTTGGAAATAGCGGCACAATCGATATTGGACTGGAATGACGGCATGAACATTAAACAAATCAGGCATAAAATTGACGAAAAATATAAAAGGGGATATGCGAAACCGACTCCAACCCCTCAAGTGTAA